The Vibrio tapetis subsp. tapetis genome segment CTCAGCATTGGTAATTTTTAAGAAGGGATTGACAAGCGCACCGTAAGGATGAAGTCCGTTTGCTAGGCTACAAAGAAAAGTACCAAAAAAAAAACAGCCAAAGCAAAATCACTTTTGCTTTGGCTGTTTCTGTATTCTCAACGCAAACCCGTCGCTGTAATCGCGTTTGGCTTTTAGCTTTTGGCACTCAGTACTTAGCTTTTAGCACTTCACTTCTAGTACTTAACTTTTAGTACTTCGCTTTTCGCACTTAACTTTTTAGCACTTTTCTCAAAACCAGCGTTCTAGCGCGCTCTTATCGAGCTGACGAAATGCTCGGTTCAGCATGGTAGCCAGTTCTTTATAACGTGGTTTTGATTTTATCGGTTCAAGTGCACCACCCGCCTCGATTATTTTACCGTGAATTTCACGATACCAGCCCGCCAACGCCGGTGGCAGTTGAGTATTAGAGCGATTCCCGAGCCACCACATACCCTGCAGGGGGAGACTGATAGCGAATAATGCCATTACAATGGCTTGTGGCATTGCTTGAGAGTTTTGAAATACCATTTGCATTAAGACACTAATAGCCGCGACCGCAGGCATGACCTTGATACCAAAACGTGTCGCCTTAATAATGCGTTGCTCTGGAAATAGAGGAGACAACTCTTTGCGTATAGGCCAAATATCCATGTATTTCTGGCCATCTTTTAAGCTATGGAACAATCCTATTTTCTCACTCATATCGACCTCTCACTAAAATAAATCTACAACCATTAAAAAAAAGCTGCAAAAAAAATTGATTCTAGTTAAAATGCATTCAAATTTTTTTGTTATATTGAGACATTATCGCTATCCTTAGCAAACCCTCAATCTCATTGTTGCTGTTATTTACAATTTAGGCAACTCTAAGAGTACTGTTTGCTAGGATTGCAAGCACGTCATTAAATCATCGATGTGTCTTTTTATACGGAAATTCAAGTTTTTTGAGCAAGAATAATGTAGGTTTTATAAATGCCTTATATTCTTGTTACTGATTTTCACCCTAACTGAATTTTTCAGACGAAATAACAGGTAATCATACACATGTCTAAGCTAGTTTTAGTTTTAAACTGCGGTAGTTCTTCTCTTAAGTTTGCGGTTGTCGATGCAGTATCTGGCGACGAGCACCTAACAGGTCTTGCAGAATGTCTACACCTTCCTGAAGCACGTATCAAGTGGAAGCTTGATGGTAAACACGAAGCTCAACTAGGTAACGGTGCTGCACACG includes the following:
- the yfbV gene encoding terminus macrodomain insulation protein YfbV — translated: MSEKIGLFHSLKDGQKYMDIWPIRKELSPLFPEQRIIKATRFGIKVMPAVAAISVLMQMVFQNSQAMPQAIVMALFAISLPLQGMWWLGNRSNTQLPPALAGWYREIHGKIIEAGGALEPIKSKPRYKELATMLNRAFRQLDKSALERWF